The following are encoded in a window of Falco biarmicus isolate bFalBia1 chromosome 8, bFalBia1.pri, whole genome shotgun sequence genomic DNA:
- the LOC130153544 gene encoding uncharacterized protein LOC130153544: MLCTLMHALHTHSPLRHTLMAGMSAHTHLALSHLAHVFSHCMSDHTLPMHFPLCSCSCLANIYTAADQRCLPGMTALQHLPIPAAPGTSLPVPLDTKPCSHTPYLWGHAADPDLLAYSPLHPCRHLSPFPPSCSVHPPFIRPSTPSSVHLPDTFPRAVLGTLLLPLYLWLPAASRPSPLLPPSLLLPIPRSCILPLQLSLPNTHLSSLPPFSYSSFCPSHALPFFLFISTAHPPHPQISFLSIPPSFHHLAWASHGPSLGPPPLPATRIPRTPLAHVPPVPAVPRFTPLLQPLKFQSVLGWERRGRLRLPLPAPRRRAATLSAPAL, encoded by the coding sequence ATGCTTTGTACACTTATGCATGCCTTGCACACCCACTCACCTCTGAGGCACACACTCATGGCTGGCATGTCTGCTCACACCCACCTTGCACTTTCACACCTTGCACATGTGTTCAGCCACTGCATGTCTGATCACACCCTGCCCATGCACTTTCCCTTGTGCTCCTGCTCGTGCCTTGCAAACATATACACTGCTGCTGATCAGAGATGCCTCCCTGGCATGACCGCACTTCAACATCttcccatccctgcagctccaggcaCTTCTCTTCCTGTACCCCTGGACACCAAACCTTGCTCACACACCCCCTACCTGTGGGGGCATGCTGCAGACCCGGACTTGCTGGCTTACTCCCCCCTGCATCCCTGTAGACACCTCTCCCCATTCCCCCCTTCCTGCTCTGTTCATCCTCCATTCATCCGTCCATCCACTCCTTCATCCGTCCATCTACCTGACACCTTTCCGCGTGCAGTGCTGGGcacccttctcctccctctttaTCTCTGGCTCCCAGCTGCTTCTCGCCCCTCCCCActgctccctccatccctccttctccccatccctcgcTCCTGCATTCTCCCGCTGCAGTTATCGCTCCCTAACACAcatctctcctccctccctcccttctcctaCTCATCTTTTTGCCCCTCTCATGCActccccttcttccttttcatctcCACCGCTCATCCCCCCCATCctcagatttctttcctttccatccctccctccttccaccACCTTGCCTGGGCATCTCATGGTCCATCCTTGGGGCCGCCACCCCTCCCGGCCACACGCATCCCCCGCACACCTCTCGCTCACGTGCCCCCGGTCCCCGCCGTGCCCCGGTTTACCCCGTTGCTGCAGCCTTTAAAGTTTCAATCAGTGCTTGGCTGGGAGAGGCGGGGAAGGCTGCGTCTCCCGCTCCCAGCCCCGCGACGCCGTGCTGCCACTCTGAGCGCTCCCGCCTTATAA